DNA sequence from the Flavobacterium lipolyticum genome:
TGGTTATGGCTTTAAAGGGGGATCAGATTTTAGAGATGACTTCCTATATTATTAAGGCGCAAAAAGCACAACCCTTATCCGGTATGACTTTTACTATTGCAAAAGACAAGACTGCAAAGAACATTATGATTCAGGGAAAACCTCTTGATCTTAATAAAATTTACTATGTAGCAACAAATGATTATTTGGCAAATGGCGGAGACAGTATGTCTTTTTTCGCAAAAAGTGTTCAAAAATATGATCTGAACTACAAACTGAGAGATGTATTAATTGATTACTTTAAAGAAGTTGATACGATTCCGGTAGCAAAAGACATCCGAATTACAGAAGAATAAAAATCCCATTTCGCAAAAACATACAAAATGAAAAGAAGAGAATTTATCGAAAAAACAGCTGCAAGTACTGCCTTATTAAGTTTAGGTTTGTCGTTGAGCAGTTTTGAAAATAACGATATCAAACACTTAACCATTCTACATACTAACGATGTTCACAGTCATATTGATCCATTTCCGGCTGATGATCCTCGTAATCCGAACAAAGGTGGTGTCTCACGCAGAGCCGCACTTATAGAAACGATTCGTAAAGAAAATCCAAATGTGCTTTTACTGGATGCCGGCGATATTTTTCAGGGAACTCCCTACTTTAATTATTATGGAGGGGAACTGGAATTTAAACTGATGAGTATGATGAAGTACGACGCATCGACTATTGGAAACCACGATTTCGACAATGGTCTTGACGGATTACATGCACAAATGCCTCACGCTAGTTTTGATTTTATCTGCTCGAATTACGATTTTAAAAACACGGTGATGAACGGTCTTGTAAAACCGTATAAAATTTTCAATAAAAACGGAATTAAAGTAGGTGTCTTTGGCTTAGGAATCGAGCTTGCCGGCTTGGTTGACAAACAAATGTATAAAGAAACGGTTTACAACAATCCTGTAGAAATTGCACAGGATATGACACAATTGTTAAAGAAAGAAGAAAAATGCGATTTGGTTGTTTGTCTGTCACACCTTGGATACAAATACAAAGATGATGAATCTAAAATTTGTGATTTAAAACTGGCTGCTCAAACTCAGGATATTGATTTGATTATTGGAGGTCATACACATACTTTCTTAGACAAGCCAACTGTTGTAAAAAACAAAGCCAATCAGGATGTTTTGGTGAATCAGGTAGGATGTTACGGAATCAATTTAGGAAGAATAGATTTTTACTTCGATAAGAACAAAGCTCACACGAACGAAGGGAAATCAATTATTGTTTAGCGCTTTTCTTTTTTTTGGTTTTCGTTTTTTCCAGGAAATACTCGACCATAAAAAAGTACGCTAAAATTTGAGTGACATCTCTGATCAATACCAGAACTACAGAATAGGAAAAGTATTCATTGAAAATATAGAATATATCTGAAAAGATATAGGAAATTGCCATTAATGACATGAGTAAGGCCAAGTAGGTTCCTTTGGTAATATAACTAATGAAGGACAAACAGCTTAACACACTTAAAACAATTCCGTAGATCATATAAATCAGACTAAATCGTTTCATATTATCAAATTGCATTCCTAGTGCTGATACTAAGAGATATACAATAAAAATAACTACTATAGAAACTGGAAGAAAATCTTTTTTTTCCAGTTTTATTTTTTCATGCCCTCCCAGATAAAGTCGGATAATTAAAAGGTAAACGACTAAAAAGCACAAGACTCCTCCTAGTTCAGAGCTCTCGATATCCATTAGATTAAACACCTGGCCAATAAAACTGAATAAAAAGATAACCCCTTCGATTTTCCCGATATTGAATTCGGTGCTAATCAAAAAGTAAATAAAAATCGAAGGAATTACAATGGCTTTGGCATAAGTCGCAAATAAAAACAGCTCGGTCCAGTCAAAAATGGCCGTGCACAATAATGCTAAAAAAAATAAAATCAACGACGGTTTATTCGCTTTCATTTAGTTTGTTTATAAAATCTTCTTCAGACAGAATAGGGATATTTAATTTACTGGCTTTTTCTAATTTAGCCGGCCCCATATTATCTCCTGCGACAACAAAATCTGTTTTTGCCGAAATAGAGCTTCCTACCTTACCACCATTGTCTTCAATCGTTTTCTTCAATTCGTCTCTGGAGAATTGAGTAAATACTCCTGAAACCACAAATGTTTTTCCGATAAATTTTTCGGTAGCATTCGGGTTTATCTTCTCTACAATTTCAAACTGAATACCATAACTTTTGAGACGGTCTATAATTTCCTGATTCTCTTTATTCTCAAAAAATTCAATTACACTTTTAGCAATTCTTTCTCCAATTTCATCTACCAAAATCAAATCCATCAGGGTAGCCTGACGTAATGCATCAATATTTTTATAATGTTTCGCCAGTTTTTTGGCAACCGTTTCCCCTACAAAACGAATTCCTAAGGCGAAAAGAACGCTCTCAAATGGGATTTCTTTTGATTTTTCTACTCCTTTTACCAGATTCTCGGCAGATTTTTGCGCCATTCTCTCTAAAGGTAAAATATTTTCAACTTTTAACTCGTACAAATCGGCATAATTGTGCACCAATCCATTGTTAAAAAGCAAGGCAACCGTTTCACCTCCAAGACCTTCAATATCCATCGCCTTTCTTGAAATGTAATGTTGAACTCTTCCAATAATCTGCGGTGGGCATCCATAAAAGTTAGGGCAATAATGATTGGCTTCTCCTTCATTTCGAATCAATTCG
Encoded proteins:
- a CDS encoding bifunctional metallophosphatase/5'-nucleotidase produces the protein MKRREFIEKTAASTALLSLGLSLSSFENNDIKHLTILHTNDVHSHIDPFPADDPRNPNKGGVSRRAALIETIRKENPNVLLLDAGDIFQGTPYFNYYGGELEFKLMSMMKYDASTIGNHDFDNGLDGLHAQMPHASFDFICSNYDFKNTVMNGLVKPYKIFNKNGIKVGVFGLGIELAGLVDKQMYKETVYNNPVEIAQDMTQLLKKEEKCDLVVCLSHLGYKYKDDESKICDLKLAAQTQDIDLIIGGHTHTFLDKPTVVKNKANQDVLVNQVGCYGINLGRIDFYFDKNKAHTNEGKSIIV
- a CDS encoding lysoplasmalogenase family protein; amino-acid sequence: MKANKPSLILFFLALLCTAIFDWTELFLFATYAKAIVIPSIFIYFLISTEFNIGKIEGVIFLFSFIGQVFNLMDIESSELGGVLCFLVVYLLIIRLYLGGHEKIKLEKKDFLPVSIVVIFIVYLLVSALGMQFDNMKRFSLIYMIYGIVLSVLSCLSFISYITKGTYLALLMSLMAISYIFSDIFYIFNEYFSYSVVLVLIRDVTQILAYFFMVEYFLEKTKTKKKKSAKQ